One Neoarius graeffei isolate fNeoGra1 chromosome 16, fNeoGra1.pri, whole genome shotgun sequence DNA segment encodes these proteins:
- the zftraf1 gene encoding zinc finger TRAF-type-containing protein 1: MSSMEERGEVAAAPGSSSAGLGVGPEAVVAGAGLSGIQEESGMRSLREGSGSGSGPETDSDAPPKKRVRLQEGEAGKLEERLYSVLCCTVCLDLPKASVYQCTNGHLMCAGCFIHLLADARLKEEQATCPNCRCEISKSLCCRNLAVEKAVSELPSDCSYCLKQFPRSSLDHHQSEECQDRLTQCKYKRIGCPWQGPFHELTAHEVECCHPSKTGIELMGILDEMDQSHRRELQLYNSIFSLLSFEKIGFTEVQFRPYRTDDFITRLYYETPRFTVLNQTWVLKARVNDSERNPNLSCKRTLSFQLILKSKVNSTLECSFLLLKGPYDDVKIKPVIQHHVFSNDANETEYAPLPISDSVECNKLLAAKNINLRLFIFQIQK; the protein is encoded by the exons ATGTCTTCCATGGAAGAGCGAGGCGAGGTGGCGGCCGCTCCAGGCTCGTCCTCAGCCGGCTTGGGTGTCGGGCCGGAGGCCGTGGTTGCAGGTGCGGGTTTATCCGGGATTCAGGAAGAATCGGGCATGCGGAGTTTGAGAGAGGGTTCCGGTTCCGGTTCTGGTCCGGAGACAGATTCGGACGCGCCGCCCAAAAAGCGCGTGAGGCTGCAGGAGGGTGAAGCGGGTAAGCTGGAGGAGCGACTCTACTCCGTCCTGTGCTGCACCGTGTGCCTGGACCTCCCCAAAGCCTCGGTTTACCAG TGTACAAACGGGCACTTGATGTGTGCTGGCTGCTTCATCCACCTGCTGGCAGACGCACGGCTGAAGGAAGAGCAGGCCACATGCCCGAACTGCCGCTGTGAGATCAGCAAGAGCCTGTGTTGCAGGAATTTGGCAGTAGAGAAAGCTGTAAGCGAACTGCCCTCGGACTGCAGCTACTGCCTCAAACAGTTCCCCCGCTCCAGCCTGGACCACCACCAGTCAGAAGAGTGCCAGGACag GCTTACGCAATGTAAATACAAGCGGATCGGCTGTCCGTGGCAGGGGCCATTCCATGAGCTCACTGCTCATGAGGTCGAATGCTGCCACCCATCTAAGACTGGCATCGAGCTGATGGGCATCCTGGATGAGATGGATCAGAGCCATCGTAGAGAGCTACAGCTCTATAACAGCATCTTCAGCCTGCTGAGCTTTGAGAAGATTGGCTTCACAG AGGTGCAGTTTCGGCCGTACCGCACGGACGACTTCATCACCCGGCTGTACTACGAGACGCCGCGCTTCACCGTGCTCAACCAGACATGGGTGCTGAAGGCACGTGTCAACGACTCAGAGCGCAACCCCAACCTTTCCTGTAAGCGCACACTCTCCTTCCAGCTGATCCTGAAGAGCAAAGTAAACTCGACGCTGGAGTGTTCCTTCCTGCTGCTCAAGGGTCCGTACGACGACGTGAAGATCAAACCCGTTATCCAGCACCACGTGTTCTCCAACGACGCCAACGAGACGGAGTACGCGCCTCTGCCCATCAGCGACAGCGTTGAGTGCAACAAGCTGCTGGCTGCCAAAAACATCAACCTGCGCCTCTTCATCTTTCAGATCCAGAAATAG